In the genome of Candidatus Omnitrophota bacterium, one region contains:
- a CDS encoding glycosyltransferase family 39 protein, whose product MIRKRDLYENIAILAGAAFFAYTCMRAYNLSLSFDEAWTYLYHSCGSLKHIFSFEGPVGSNNHLLNTLAIKVLAHFFGNSEFVIRIPALAGHAIYLVSIFNILKMFLKGGRFAVGFLLAASNPFLLDFFSCARGYSIGIGFTAAALYFLLKRIECRDTRKNTGYNAASVAMLTLAVLSNLSFLNVFIAVIAVMFFIEIKGIIRIMFPVVIAALFLMIVYPPSALKAIFQGVAEYGGTAGFWVDTVDSILRYYFYGKGYANIDMIWFTDSVIFISFASAVIILLFNYVNKKMAEPLNRYLLALASILFLIAACIKSQFFFLDIKYPTDRIAIYLVPLYIIFLLILWEYVNGGKNVVCRVLYKGVFCILIFAALVHNMLCLNIGYFHQWRYDASTKDAMGTICKINMQTKEIPGRCRIGINHLFKPSVNYYIMRNRMTWLEPVKLDGLETAREYYYLLRGRGEVPKRLVLKMIKTYEISNAILAEPAK is encoded by the coding sequence ATGATACGGAAAAGAGACTTATATGAGAATATCGCCATCCTGGCGGGAGCGGCTTTTTTTGCCTATACCTGCATGCGCGCATATAATCTGTCTCTATCGTTTGATGAGGCGTGGACTTACCTGTATCATTCCTGCGGCAGCCTGAAGCATATTTTTTCCTTCGAGGGCCCTGTGGGATCAAATAACCATCTGCTCAATACGCTAGCTATCAAGGTCCTTGCTCACTTTTTCGGGAATTCGGAATTCGTTATACGGATACCGGCCCTGGCAGGGCACGCCATTTATCTGGTAAGCATTTTCAATATATTGAAAATGTTTTTGAAGGGAGGAAGGTTTGCTGTCGGCTTCCTCCTGGCCGCGTCAAATCCTTTTTTACTCGATTTCTTCTCATGCGCCAGAGGTTATTCCATCGGCATAGGCTTCACCGCAGCGGCGCTTTATTTTTTACTGAAGAGGATAGAATGCCGGGATACCCGAAAGAACACAGGATATAATGCAGCGTCTGTTGCAATGCTGACATTGGCTGTATTGTCTAACCTGTCCTTTTTAAATGTCTTTATCGCGGTAATCGCCGTTATGTTTTTTATTGAGATAAAAGGAATAATAAGAATAATGTTTCCCGTCGTTATTGCGGCGCTTTTTTTGATGATCGTATATCCGCCGTCGGCCTTAAAAGCGATTTTTCAGGGTGTTGCGGAATATGGGGGAACAGCGGGTTTTTGGGTCGATACAGTTGACAGCATCCTGCGGTATTATTTTTATGGAAAGGGATATGCGAATATTGACATGATATGGTTTACAGATTCGGTGATCTTCATATCGTTTGCGTCGGCAGTTATTATTTTGCTCTTTAATTATGTGAATAAAAAAATGGCGGAACCGTTAAACAGATATCTTCTGGCGCTGGCATCAATATTGTTCCTCATTGCCGCATGCATAAAATCCCAATTCTTTTTTCTTGATATCAAATATCCAACGGACAGGATCGCGATATACCTGGTCCCGTTGTATATTATTTTTCTCCTGATATTGTGGGAATATGTCAATGGAGGTAAAAACGTTGTTTGCCGGGTACTTTACAAGGGCGTATTTTGTATCTTGATATTCGCGGCGCTCGTTCATAACATGCTGTGCCTGAATATCGGCTATTTCCATCAGTGGAGATACGACGCGTCGACGAAAGACGCCATGGGTACTATCTGCAAAATAAATATGCAAACTAAGGAAATACCCGGCAGATGCAGGATAGGAATAAACCATCTGTTCAAGCCGAGCGTGAATTATTACATAATGCGGAACAGGATGACATGGTTGGAGCCGGTGAAACTTGACGGTTTGGAAACAGCCCGTGAATATTATTATCTTTTGCGGGGCAGGGGCGAGGTGCCAAAACGTCTTGTCCTGAAGATGATCAAGACGTATGAAATATCGAACGCGATCCTTGCCGAACCGGCAAAATAA